The Aggregatilinea lenta genome includes a region encoding these proteins:
- a CDS encoding decaprenyl-phosphate phosphoribosyltransferase has product MKAVFDRLKTIWLTLPGPVRGLIRTMRPKQWTKNGFVFAGLLFDQQLFEPEPFARVVLAFVLLCMVASTIYLVNDLVDIERDRLHPKKRQRALPSGQLPVRWAQVAAVILPVVALAIGVVFSPPLALILLAYLALHIAYSFWLKNIVLIDVFAIAAGFVLRLIAGVVVIHVTNFSPWLYACAGLLALFLAVGKRRQELILLAEDAQNVRATYRDYNMALLDDMLRLVTTSCTVAYMLYTIEAQTIRSEDHWMLLTVPFVVYGIFRYLYLIHVKGLGGAPDELLFKDMPLLADVTLWVVAVGILLYAA; this is encoded by the coding sequence TTGAAGGCTGTTTTTGACCGCCTCAAGACGATCTGGCTGACTCTTCCTGGGCCGGTGCGCGGTCTGATCCGCACCATGCGGCCCAAGCAGTGGACCAAAAATGGATTTGTGTTTGCCGGGCTGTTGTTCGACCAGCAGCTTTTCGAGCCGGAGCCGTTCGCGCGGGTCGTGCTCGCGTTCGTGCTGCTGTGCATGGTCGCCAGTACGATCTACTTGGTGAATGATTTGGTCGACATCGAGCGCGACCGTCTGCACCCCAAAAAGCGCCAGCGCGCCCTGCCGTCGGGCCAACTGCCGGTGCGCTGGGCGCAGGTCGCCGCCGTGATCCTGCCCGTAGTGGCGCTGGCGATCGGCGTGGTTTTCAGCCCGCCGCTGGCGTTGATCCTGCTGGCGTACCTCGCGCTGCACATCGCGTACTCGTTCTGGCTGAAGAACATCGTGCTGATCGACGTCTTCGCCATCGCCGCCGGGTTCGTGCTGCGGCTGATCGCGGGCGTGGTCGTGATCCACGTGACGAACTTCTCGCCCTGGCTCTATGCCTGTGCGGGTCTGCTGGCGCTGTTCCTTGCGGTCGGCAAGCGGCGGCAAGAGCTGATCCTGCTGGCCGAGGACGCGCAGAACGTGCGCGCGACCTACCGCGACTACAACATGGCCCTGCTGGACGATATGCTGCGGCTGGTCACCACCAGCTGCACCGTCGCCTACATGCTCTACACCATCGAGGCGCAGACCATCCGCTCCGAAGACCACTGGATGCTGCTCACCGTGCCGTTCGTGGTCTATGGCATCTTTCGCTATTTGTACCTGATCCACGTCAAGGGCCTCGGCGGCGCGCCCGACGAGCTGCTGTTCAAGGATATGCCGCTGCTGGCCGACGTGACGCTGTGGGTTGTGGCCGTGGGGATACTGCTCTATGCCGCCTAG
- a CDS encoding TlyA family RNA methyltransferase, which produces MVDKVRLDVLLAERHLAPSREVARRLIMAGEVRIDGEIRDKPGMRVPRDAAVQVQPARRFVSRGGDKLAGALAAFPVTVEGRVCADVGASTGGFTDCLLRAGAARVYAIDVGYGQLDYRLRIDPRVVVMERTNARYVTALDEPVSLIVVDASFISLKLLLPVLRGWTTPAAEVITLVKPQFEAGKGQVGKGGVVRDPAVHERVLRDVLDDAVADGFTPRGLIVSPLKGPAGNIEFLAWLTLGQDAETALLDNLVAGAMDAAQAGDVEDVRSESPTPDD; this is translated from the coding sequence ATGGTAGATAAAGTACGGCTCGACGTGCTGCTGGCCGAGCGACATCTGGCGCCCAGCCGCGAGGTGGCGCGGCGTTTGATCATGGCGGGCGAAGTGCGCATCGACGGCGAGATCCGAGACAAGCCGGGCATGCGCGTCCCGCGCGACGCCGCGGTGCAGGTGCAGCCGGCGCGGCGCTTCGTCAGCCGGGGCGGGGACAAGCTCGCCGGGGCGCTGGCGGCCTTTCCGGTGACGGTCGAGGGGCGCGTGTGCGCCGACGTGGGCGCGAGTACGGGCGGCTTCACCGACTGCCTGCTTCGCGCAGGTGCGGCGCGCGTGTACGCGATCGACGTTGGCTACGGCCAGCTCGACTATCGCCTGCGCATCGATCCGCGCGTGGTGGTGATGGAACGCACCAACGCACGCTACGTGACAGCGCTGGACGAGCCGGTCAGCCTGATCGTGGTGGACGCGTCGTTCATTTCGTTGAAGCTGCTGCTGCCAGTGCTGCGCGGTTGGACGACCCCCGCCGCCGAGGTGATCACGCTGGTCAAGCCGCAGTTCGAGGCGGGCAAGGGGCAGGTGGGTAAGGGCGGTGTGGTACGCGACCCGGCGGTGCACGAGCGTGTGCTGCGCGACGTGCTGGACGACGCGGTGGCGGACGGCTTCACGCCGCGCGGGCTGATCGTCTCGCCGCTGAAGGGTCCGGCGGGAAACATCGAGTTTCTGGCGTGGTTAACGCTGGGACAGGACGCGGAAACGGCGCTGCTGGATAATCTGGTGGCGGGCGCGATGGACGCGGCCCAGGCCGGTGACGTGGAGGATGTCAGGTCAGAGTCCCCAACACCAGACGATTGA
- the rnc gene encoding ribonuclease III — MSDLSVIQERLGVTFDDLSLLQRALTHRSYLNEHPEHRLEDNERLEFLGDAVLDFVSGAWLYNRFPEMNEGQLTRLRAGLIRTETLARFAQDYMIGQVLLLGRGEDESGGRTRARNLCGSFEAVIGAMYLDQGMDAVRQFIEPLFVPALEDILRRSADKDAKSLLQEWSQATVGETPVYQTVASEGPDHAKEFTVAVTIGVTEVARGVGRSKQSAAQEAAQHALDAIESGQVAVPQVE; from the coding sequence ATGTCGGATCTAAGCGTGATTCAAGAGCGGCTGGGCGTCACGTTTGACGATCTTTCGCTGCTCCAGCGTGCCCTCACGCACCGGTCGTACCTGAACGAACACCCTGAGCACAGGCTCGAAGATAACGAGCGGCTGGAGTTTCTGGGCGACGCGGTGCTCGATTTTGTGTCGGGAGCGTGGCTGTACAACCGCTTCCCGGAAATGAACGAAGGTCAGCTCACCCGGCTGCGCGCCGGATTGATCCGCACCGAGACCCTGGCACGCTTTGCGCAGGATTACATGATCGGCCAGGTGCTGTTGTTGGGACGCGGTGAGGACGAATCCGGCGGGCGGACGCGCGCGCGCAACCTGTGCGGGTCGTTCGAGGCGGTGATCGGCGCGATGTACCTGGACCAGGGCATGGACGCGGTGCGGCAGTTCATCGAGCCGCTGTTCGTCCCGGCGCTGGAAGACATCCTGCGGCGCTCCGCCGACAAGGACGCCAAAAGCCTGCTGCAAGAATGGAGCCAGGCCACGGTCGGCGAGACGCCCGTCTACCAGACGGTTGCCAGCGAAGGGCCGGACCACGCCAAAGAGTTCACCGTGGCGGTCACCATCGGCGTGACGGAAGTCGCGCGCGGAGTGGGGCGCAGCAAGCAGTCTGCGGCGCAGGAAGCGGCGCAGCATGCCCTCGACGCGATCGAGTCCGGGCAGGTCGCCGTCCCCCAGGTGGAGTAG
- a CDS encoding endonuclease/exonuclease/phosphatase family protein, whose protein sequence is MSQLRRDLLRSLEAGIVGLFFVQAVRFVYATLYARASSADLVGRTTNPTALLDAPGVVESATVRTEVLTLGILLLLPLLALLISRWRASFSLAVLLVALGRSMALQTADLQVPGAALVIGAGLLYLALIIIRRPSYFPAVLLLGFTGDQIVRILGDTYDHTWQRGYTLDIAGRVDLQMDLLIPLVSLALIVLTLIVWAVDAREPKPESDAPPQRGMLNLWGGIALGAALFLEFTVLGLPNVIARWSDTSYASIVPWLLAATALPLVPEVRDLARRFAGMFDGVYRGWLWALLLALLLVVGRRYDGLPAGIALVFAQFLVGLTLWWLIQVGTFRVNLTGLMVILAALVFGGLAVGDYFSYDYAYVRDFSAPYDQLSEFLRSFRGTGLALALIAALLVSIPIILARRRIPWRGGPVMVTLLTLVMVIAVSVGGAAIAAPEAVRRPVSADCFRVATYNIHGGYSQFFDPNLERVADLIELDGADVVLLQEIETGRMASFGVDQVYWLAQRLHMEATFFPQNEALQGLAVLSRVPIDSTESLLLPSDGNQAAAMHVILDPEALANDPNAAGIGGLHLYNVWLSFRVAERSGAVIAEADQDQNRQMDSLLAWIAQEHGPNWTDRILLGGTFNYGPDSPQYKRLRMEELENPAIQDPFAGLRTESAATLSLVDGTSARYDYLWVFNLPTVGTIIDNSPEAVHASDHRPAIVAVGRRQGVTCQP, encoded by the coding sequence ATGTCGCAACTCCGACGGGATCTGCTCCGTTCGCTTGAAGCCGGGATCGTTGGGCTGTTCTTCGTGCAGGCGGTCCGCTTTGTTTATGCGACCCTGTACGCCCGCGCCAGCAGCGCCGACCTCGTCGGGCGCACCACCAACCCCACCGCCCTGCTCGACGCACCGGGCGTCGTGGAGAGCGCGACGGTCCGCACTGAGGTCCTGACGCTGGGCATTTTGCTGCTGCTGCCGCTGCTCGCCCTGCTGATCAGCCGCTGGCGCGCCAGCTTTTCGCTGGCCGTGCTGCTCGTGGCGCTGGGCCGCTCGATGGCGCTGCAAACCGCCGATCTTCAGGTGCCGGGCGCGGCGCTGGTCATCGGCGCGGGCCTGCTCTACCTCGCCCTGATCATCATCCGCCGCCCATCCTATTTCCCGGCGGTGCTGCTGCTCGGCTTCACCGGCGACCAGATCGTGCGCATCCTGGGCGACACCTACGACCACACGTGGCAGCGCGGCTACACGCTCGACATCGCGGGCCGCGTCGATCTGCAAATGGATCTGCTCATTCCGCTGGTGTCGCTGGCGCTGATCGTGCTCACGCTGATCGTGTGGGCCGTCGATGCACGCGAGCCAAAGCCCGAAAGCGACGCGCCCCCGCAGCGCGGCATGCTCAACCTGTGGGGTGGCATCGCGCTCGGCGCGGCCCTGTTCCTCGAATTTACCGTGCTCGGCCTGCCCAACGTCATCGCGCGCTGGTCGGACACCAGCTACGCCAGCATCGTGCCGTGGCTGCTGGCCGCGACCGCCTTGCCCCTCGTGCCGGAAGTGCGCGACCTCGCGCGGCGCTTCGCGGGCATGTTCGACGGCGTCTATCGTGGCTGGCTGTGGGCGCTGCTGCTGGCGCTGCTGCTGGTGGTGGGCCGCCGCTACGACGGGCTGCCCGCCGGGATCGCGCTGGTCTTCGCGCAGTTCCTGGTCGGCCTGACGCTGTGGTGGCTGATCCAGGTCGGCACGTTCCGTGTCAACCTGACCGGCCTGATGGTCATCCTCGCCGCGCTGGTCTTTGGCGGGTTGGCCGTGGGCGACTACTTCAGCTACGACTACGCTTACGTGCGCGACTTCAGCGCGCCCTACGACCAGCTCTCGGAGTTCCTGCGCTCGTTCCGGGGCACGGGCCTCGCCCTCGCCCTGATCGCGGCGCTGCTGGTGTCGATCCCGATCATCCTCGCGCGGCGGCGCATCCCCTGGCGCGGCGGCCCGGTGATGGTGACGCTGCTTACCCTGGTGATGGTCATCGCCGTCAGCGTTGGCGGCGCAGCGATTGCCGCGCCTGAAGCCGTGCGCCGCCCCGTCAGTGCCGACTGTTTCCGCGTGGCAACTTATAACATCCACGGTGGCTATTCGCAGTTCTTCGACCCTAACCTGGAGCGCGTCGCGGACCTGATCGAACTGGATGGCGCGGACGTCGTGCTGCTGCAGGAAATCGAGACGGGCCGCATGGCGAGCTTCGGCGTCGATCAGGTGTACTGGCTGGCGCAGCGGCTGCACATGGAAGCGACCTTCTTCCCGCAAAACGAGGCGCTGCAGGGGCTGGCCGTGCTCAGCCGCGTCCCGATCGACAGCACCGAAAGCCTGCTGCTGCCCAGCGACGGCAACCAGGCCGCCGCTATGCACGTCATCCTCGATCCTGAAGCGCTGGCGAACGATCCGAACGCGGCAGGCATCGGCGGGCTGCACCTGTACAACGTGTGGCTCAGCTTCCGCGTCGCGGAGCGCAGCGGTGCGGTCATCGCCGAGGCGGACCAGGACCAGAACCGGCAGATGGACTCGCTGCTGGCGTGGATCGCGCAGGAGCACGGCCCCAACTGGACCGACCGCATTCTGTTGGGCGGCACGTTCAACTATGGCCCCGATTCGCCGCAGTACAAGCGGCTGCGCATGGAAGAACTCGAAAACCCGGCCATTCAGGACCCATTCGCCGGGCTGCGCACCGAAAGCGCCGCCACGCTCTCGCTGGTCGATGGCACCTCCGCGCGCTACGACTACCTGTGGGTGTTCAATCTGCCCACCGTCGGCACGATCATCGACAACAGTCCCGAAGCGGTCCACGCCTCCGACCACCGCCCGGCGATTGTCGCGGTCGGTCGCCGCCAGGGTGTGACCTGCCAGCCGTAG
- a CDS encoding GNAT family N-acetyltransferase — protein MLSTTMPYTRDLGNNLVLKSISTPDEIERLAAFNLAIHGEPGIDAMTRALILHHPHTRPEHWLFVEDTATGETVSSIALIPWQWRFESVTLKVGEMGIVGTAEAYRNRGLIRALVERFKELLAEGEYDVSHIQGIPYYYRQFGYEYALPLLLEWRVELHDMPAEAPAAPDLTVRPATPDDIPDLMRFYADMLRSTGLYTGRDEATWRYLIDITPATATAHETWLALDGAQQIIGYWRIELAGFGTGLNVAECSPLPHEFAVQALHWLKQAAVERDKAYIRLGLPGDNPLVQTARGWGAREMEHYAFQIHVPDAARLLRTLGPVFERRIACSMFAGLTRAVRVQLYRETVEIRFVNGKIEAVESVGFSEGGDVSLPPLQLAPLALGYRTWRDLRQTYPDVSCWGQSQPLIDTLFPRAEAFITQIY, from the coding sequence ATGTTAAGTACCACCATGCCTTACACCCGCGACCTGGGTAACAATCTGGTCCTGAAATCCATCAGCACGCCGGACGAAATCGAGCGCCTTGCGGCCTTCAATCTCGCCATCCACGGCGAACCCGGCATCGACGCCATGACGCGCGCGCTGATTCTGCACCACCCGCACACCCGTCCCGAACATTGGTTGTTCGTCGAGGATACCGCCACCGGGGAAACCGTCTCGTCCATCGCCCTGATCCCCTGGCAGTGGCGCTTCGAAAGCGTCACGCTCAAGGTGGGCGAGATGGGCATCGTGGGCACTGCCGAGGCGTATCGCAATCGCGGGCTGATCCGCGCGCTGGTCGAGCGCTTCAAGGAACTGCTGGCCGAGGGCGAGTACGACGTCAGCCACATCCAGGGCATCCCGTACTACTACCGCCAGTTCGGCTACGAGTACGCGCTGCCGCTCTTGCTCGAGTGGCGCGTCGAGCTGCACGACATGCCCGCCGAGGCGCCTGCCGCGCCGGATCTCACCGTGCGCCCCGCCACGCCGGACGACATCCCGGACCTGATGCGGTTCTACGCGGACATGCTGCGTTCGACCGGCCTCTATACCGGGCGTGACGAAGCCACGTGGCGCTATCTGATCGACATCACTCCCGCGACCGCGACCGCGCACGAGACGTGGCTGGCCCTGGACGGCGCGCAGCAGATCATTGGCTACTGGCGCATCGAGCTGGCGGGTTTCGGTACCGGGCTGAACGTGGCCGAGTGCTCACCGCTGCCGCACGAGTTCGCGGTGCAGGCGCTGCACTGGCTCAAGCAAGCCGCCGTCGAGCGCGACAAGGCATACATCCGCCTGGGGCTGCCCGGCGACAATCCGCTAGTGCAGACGGCACGCGGTTGGGGTGCGCGCGAGATGGAGCACTACGCGTTCCAGATCCACGTGCCCGACGCGGCGCGCCTCCTGCGCACGCTCGGCCCCGTCTTCGAGCGCCGCATCGCGTGCAGCATGTTCGCCGGGCTGACCCGCGCCGTACGCGTGCAGCTCTATCGCGAGACGGTCGAGATCCGTTTCGTGAACGGCAAGATTGAGGCCGTCGAGTCCGTGGGCTTTAGCGAAGGCGGCGACGTCAGCCTGCCGCCGCTCCAACTCGCGCCGCTGGCGTTGGGCTACCGCACGTGGCGCGATCTGCGCCAAACCTATCCCGACGTCTCGTGCTGGGGCCAGTCGCAGCCGCTGATCGACACGCTGTTCCCCCGCGCCGAGGCGTTCATCACCCAGATCTACTAG
- a CDS encoding DinB family protein produces the protein MKIDEIKLMYDYNDWADARILAACARVSPAQYAAPTSLGTGREGLRATMIHMLDNMWQWRITLQGYYKEALADEAAYDATELHEDAFPTFAALRERWMTEQRELWAYIDTLTEDTLNSKIRYVIPGAVREHVVWHILLDVILHAMQHRSEAAALMTMYGQSPGDYDFTLFLNERSAAGRS, from the coding sequence ATGAAAATCGATGAAATCAAGCTGATGTATGACTACAATGACTGGGCCGATGCACGCATCCTGGCGGCTTGCGCCAGGGTCAGTCCGGCGCAGTACGCCGCCCCGACGTCCCTGGGGACCGGGCGCGAAGGGCTGCGCGCCACGATGATCCACATGCTGGACAACATGTGGCAGTGGCGGATCACGCTCCAGGGGTATTACAAGGAAGCTCTGGCCGACGAGGCGGCGTATGACGCGACCGAGCTTCACGAAGATGCCTTCCCAACGTTCGCCGCGCTGCGAGAGCGTTGGATGACGGAACAACGGGAGTTGTGGGCTTATATTGACACCTTGACCGAGGACACGCTGAACAGCAAGATCCGCTATGTCATCCCCGGTGCTGTGCGCGAACATGTCGTGTGGCACATCTTGCTGGACGTTATCCTGCATGCCATGCAGCACCGCAGCGAGGCCGCCGCGCTGATGACCATGTACGGCCAGTCGCCGGGCGACTACGACTTCACCCTGTTCCTGAATGAGCGTTCTGCAGCAGGACGATCCTGA
- a CDS encoding amidohydrolase family protein, protein MPQVDTLLVGGVVLTMNGALDLYRDGAVAIKGDQIVAVGPAGLVQAEYTADEVIDCRGKIVMPGLVNAHTHVPMTLLRAIADDLRLDVWLMGYMMPTEREFVTPEFCRLGTKLACAEMIRGGTTLFADMYYYEADVAAATAEVGLRALCGESILKFPTPDADSYDESLAYTREFIEQWKGHPLIVPCVAPHAPYTTTDEILRACADLAVEYDVPLQVHLAETRLEVDESWAQFEKRVVTRVADLGVFNAKTLAAHCVHVDSEEIRLLHKHGASVAHNPSSNLKLASGIAPVVEMLERGVKVAVGTDGPASNNDLDMFEEVRLAALLAKGATFDPTALPAKQALLLATRQGAEAVYMGDITGSLEPGKRADVIVVDHAPLHNSPHFERDPDSVYSQIVYASHSSDVESVMVNGRWLMRDRVLLTVDEAAIRQEAEVVARQIDRFLIAREGNVVNKLVAIGGLQQEESFEIQVKAMVDDASLIERLLQHPAVQLVKHNHYRQYDTYFLFNGEEDGRVRYREDDFIDEQGNVTANVRTRLTYTIPEKAREFDEAVLLSHSRFIAPADRPLRFYREYFQALKECEVHKDRMRWHVLYKGVLFYVNLDQMILPEAPERYIEIKSRTWSQRDAEYKAGLTSEILNDVLGIPAEARVRMEYVDLCTMGA, encoded by the coding sequence ATGCCTCAAGTGGATACCCTGCTGGTCGGCGGTGTGGTGCTGACTATGAACGGCGCGCTCGATCTCTATCGCGACGGCGCAGTGGCGATCAAAGGCGACCAGATCGTCGCGGTGGGGCCTGCCGGGCTGGTGCAGGCTGAGTATACGGCGGACGAGGTGATCGACTGCCGGGGCAAGATCGTCATGCCGGGGCTGGTCAACGCGCACACGCACGTGCCCATGACCCTGCTGCGCGCCATCGCGGACGACCTGCGCCTGGACGTGTGGCTGATGGGCTACATGATGCCCACCGAGCGCGAGTTCGTGACGCCGGAGTTCTGCCGCCTGGGAACCAAGCTCGCGTGCGCGGAGATGATCCGGGGCGGCACGACGCTGTTCGCGGACATGTACTACTACGAGGCGGACGTGGCGGCGGCGACTGCCGAGGTCGGGCTGCGCGCGCTGTGCGGCGAATCGATCCTGAAGTTCCCCACGCCGGACGCCGACAGCTATGACGAGAGCCTCGCCTATACGCGGGAGTTTATCGAGCAGTGGAAGGGCCACCCGCTGATCGTGCCGTGCGTCGCGCCGCACGCACCGTACACCACCACCGACGAGATCCTGCGCGCCTGTGCGGATCTGGCCGTCGAGTATGACGTGCCGCTGCAAGTGCACCTGGCCGAAACGCGGCTGGAAGTGGACGAAAGCTGGGCGCAGTTCGAGAAGCGCGTGGTCACGCGCGTGGCGGACCTGGGCGTATTCAACGCCAAGACGCTGGCCGCTCACTGCGTGCACGTCGATTCGGAGGAGATCCGGCTGCTGCACAAGCACGGCGCATCCGTGGCGCACAACCCGTCGAGCAACCTCAAGCTGGCGAGCGGCATCGCGCCGGTGGTCGAGATGCTGGAACGCGGCGTGAAGGTCGCGGTGGGCACGGACGGCCCGGCCAGCAACAACGACCTGGATATGTTCGAGGAAGTGCGGCTGGCGGCGCTGCTGGCGAAGGGCGCGACGTTCGACCCGACCGCGCTGCCCGCCAAGCAGGCGCTGTTGCTCGCCACCCGGCAGGGCGCGGAAGCGGTCTACATGGGCGACATCACCGGCAGCCTGGAACCCGGCAAGCGCGCCGACGTGATCGTGGTCGATCACGCGCCGCTGCACAACAGCCCGCACTTCGAGCGCGACCCGGACAGCGTGTACTCGCAGATCGTGTACGCCAGCCATTCGTCGGACGTGGAATCCGTGATGGTCAACGGGCGGTGGCTGATGCGCGACCGGGTGCTGCTGACCGTGGACGAGGCCGCGATCCGGCAGGAAGCCGAAGTCGTGGCGCGGCAGATCGACCGCTTCCTGATCGCGCGCGAAGGCAACGTGGTCAATAAGCTGGTGGCGATCGGCGGCTTGCAGCAGGAAGAGAGCTTCGAGATCCAGGTCAAGGCGATGGTGGATGATGCCAGCCTGATCGAGCGGCTGCTGCAACACCCGGCGGTGCAGCTCGTCAAGCACAACCATTACCGCCAGTACGACACCTATTTCCTGTTCAACGGCGAGGAAGATGGCCGCGTGCGCTACCGCGAGGACGACTTCATCGACGAGCAGGGCAACGTGACGGCCAACGTCCGCACGCGCCTGACGTACACCATCCCCGAAAAGGCGCGCGAGTTCGACGAGGCGGTGCTGCTGTCGCATTCGCGCTTCATCGCGCCCGCCGACCGTCCGCTGCGCTTCTACCGCGAGTACTTCCAGGCGCTCAAGGAGTGCGAGGTGCACAAGGACCGCATGCGCTGGCACGTGCTGTACAAGGGCGTGCTGTTCTACGTGAACCTGGACCAGATGATTTTGCCGGAAGCGCCAGAGCGGTACATCGAGATCAAGTCGCGCACGTGGTCGCAGCGGGACGCGGAGTACAAGGCGGGCCTGACGAGCGAGATCCTGAACGACGTGCTGGGCATCCCCGCCGAGGCGCGGGTGCGCATGGAGTACGTGGACCTCTGCACGATGGGGGCGTAG
- a CDS encoding SDR family oxidoreductase produces the protein MARLLITGASGTLGGPLSLLARQAGWDLYAGYFSRPDRVRAGRPCPIDLRDAQAVREAVDEIRPDVIVHAAVTERSGPGYDEAIRQAAQNVAQAAKTSGARLIALSTDLVFDGTSAASYTEESPVRPLETHLYGLAKADAEADVLARCPSALIVRTSLIYDFHVQNAQMAWMLRAIERGEPLRLFTDQFRSPVWVWTLAAALLELAELDLSGGVLHVAGPAPVSRYMLGMALLTALGVDPAPHVQAAACPDTQAKRIVLSVDRARDLLRTPLMSLAQARVAAGEIAN, from the coding sequence GTGGCCCGGCTGCTGATCACGGGCGCGAGTGGGACGCTGGGCGGCCCGCTTTCGCTGCTGGCGCGGCAAGCCGGGTGGGATCTCTATGCCGGCTACTTTTCCCGGCCCGACCGCGTGCGGGCCGGGCGACCCTGCCCGATCGATCTGCGCGATGCGCAGGCGGTGCGGGAGGCCGTGGACGAGATCCGGCCCGACGTGATCGTGCACGCCGCCGTGACGGAGCGCAGCGGGCCGGGCTACGACGAGGCGATCCGGCAGGCGGCGCAGAACGTCGCGCAGGCGGCCAAAACGTCCGGCGCGCGGCTGATCGCGCTCTCCACTGATCTCGTGTTCGACGGCACGAGCGCCGCATCGTACACCGAAGAATCCCCGGTGCGGCCCCTCGAAACCCACCTCTACGGACTGGCTAAAGCCGACGCGGAAGCGGACGTGCTCGCGCGGTGTCCCTCGGCGTTAATCGTGCGCACCAGCCTGATTTACGACTTCCACGTGCAGAACGCGCAGATGGCATGGATGCTGCGCGCGATCGAGCGCGGCGAGCCGCTGCGCCTGTTCACCGATCAGTTCCGCAGCCCGGTGTGGGTGTGGACCCTCGCGGCGGCGCTGCTGGAACTGGCCGAGCTGGACCTGAGCGGCGGGGTGCTGCACGTCGCCGGACCCGCGCCGGTCAGCCGGTATATGCTCGGCATGGCGCTGCTGACGGCGTTGGGTGTCGATCCCGCGCCGCACGTGCAGGCGGCGGCGTGTCCCGATACGCAGGCGAAGCGCATCGTGCTCAGCGTAGATCGCGCGCGCGACCTGCTGCGCACGCCGCTGATGTCGCTGGCGCAGGCGCGGGTGGCGGCGGGGGAGATCGCTAACTGA
- a CDS encoding FHA domain-containing protein — protein MQTCPNCGKENPSSETYCYACGHILPAGLGELSTQRLEDPYKALEPRRRWGTAYFDQNSRLQLSMRDAGEEIVVVVGNGLVLGRFSDEVPPQVRALDLTPYGAVEQGVSRRHLEITRQHDTIFVTDLGSANSTYLNGQRLIPREARILRDNDELRLGRLVIRVAFV, from the coding sequence ATGCAGACCTGTCCCAACTGCGGAAAAGAAAACCCGTCCTCGGAGACGTACTGTTACGCTTGCGGTCACATCTTGCCTGCCGGGCTGGGGGAGCTTTCGACGCAGCGGCTGGAAGATCCTTATAAGGCCCTGGAACCCCGGCGCCGGTGGGGCACCGCCTATTTCGACCAGAACAGCCGCCTTCAGTTGTCGATGCGCGACGCTGGCGAAGAGATCGTGGTCGTGGTGGGCAATGGGCTGGTGCTGGGCCGCTTCAGCGACGAGGTTCCGCCCCAAGTGCGCGCGCTGGACCTGACGCCGTACGGCGCGGTCGAGCAGGGCGTCTCGCGGCGGCACCTTGAGATCACCCGCCAGCACGACACCATCTTCGTTACCGATCTCGGCAGCGCCAACAGCACCTACCTGAACGGCCAGCGCCTCATCCCGCGCGAAGCACGTATTTTGCGCGACAACGACGAGCTGCGCCTGGGCCGCCTGGTCATCCGGGTCGCATTTGTGTGA
- a CDS encoding response regulator has product MLYIACIENDKTSRFGFEQIAATLRARGFDNYLYVYASLDEAFDSIPLERPDIVFFDLRPRSKSDPSNLDFIRLLRQHPLCAHTSLVAMAEFTLPADRSAALSAGCHAFIQKPVRYQAVEATINRLVLGTLT; this is encoded by the coding sequence ATGCTCTATATTGCCTGCATTGAGAACGACAAGACGAGCCGCTTCGGCTTCGAACAGATCGCGGCAACCCTACGCGCCCGTGGGTTTGACAATTATCTGTACGTCTATGCCTCGCTGGACGAAGCCTTCGACAGCATCCCACTGGAACGCCCGGACATCGTGTTCTTCGATCTGCGGCCCCGCAGCAAGAGCGATCCGTCTAACCTGGACTTCATCCGGCTGCTGCGCCAGCACCCGCTGTGTGCGCATACCTCGCTGGTCGCTATGGCAGAGTTCACGCTGCCCGCCGACCGCAGCGCGGCGCTGAGCGCGGGCTGCCACGCCTTCATCCAGAAGCCGGTGCGCTATCAGGCCGTCGAGGCCACCATCAATCGTCTGGTGTTGGGGACTCTGACCTGA
- a CDS encoding type II toxin-antitoxin system VapC family toxin → MTHHWVVDTSALIQAYIEDSLSSHALNLIATLARDDRDEIHVPEFALAECANVLWKQVRFYGTARADAELALRNLLALPLSIHPAAPRLPKALEIGLEHTLSIYDAVPIVLAIESGYPFVTVDQKQAQAAVSAGVTLKLLTDFDPA, encoded by the coding sequence GTGACCCATCACTGGGTCGTGGACACGAGTGCTCTCATCCAGGCTTACATCGAAGACTCTCTTTCCAGTCATGCGCTCAACTTGATAGCAACGCTTGCCAGGGATGACAGGGATGAAATCCACGTCCCTGAATTTGCGCTGGCCGAGTGTGCGAATGTGCTCTGGAAGCAGGTGCGCTTCTACGGCACGGCTCGGGCCGATGCGGAACTCGCCCTGCGTAATCTTCTTGCGCTGCCGTTAAGCATCCATCCCGCAGCCCCACGGCTGCCGAAGGCGTTAGAAATCGGGTTGGAGCACACACTCTCGATCTACGATGCAGTGCCTATCGTACTGGCGATTGAGTCCGGCTACCCCTTCGTCACGGTTGATCAGAAACAAGCTCAAGCTGCCGTAAGTGCAGGCGTAACGCTCAAGCTCCTGACAGACTTCGACCCGGCCTGA